The Astatotilapia calliptera chromosome 17, fAstCal1.2, whole genome shotgun sequence genome has a segment encoding these proteins:
- the LOC113009415 gene encoding tetraspanin-8-like → MAQINICLKHIFTVFNIFFMVVGGVAIVLALWCQFFMNIRGGYNLEGRATKLFILFIVGCITIMITTLGAYGAHKENKVALITSLVYTVIGCWLMLITGIQAAIIHPQLRGIGVETFSELVPLDKSSTYVRNMTEDIQEQFHCCGLFSYKDWENIPDSCVCSQEEEKEGKCQTVKNNTFMLQRKSVYTKTCFPTIMDHIQFHYNIILVVSFTLAILALLGIILSSIMIHQLYYPNRPTIMISMMPPKYKELHNAPAC, encoded by the exons ATGGCTCAGATCAACATCTGCCTCAAACACATCTTCACTGTCTTCAACATATTCTTCATG GTTGTTGGTGGAGTGGCCATCGTCCTCGCTCTGTGGTGCCAGTTCTTCATGAACATTCGAGGAGGATACAAC CTGGAGGGTCGTGCCACCAaactcttcatcctcttcatcgtAGGCTGCATCACCATAATGATCACCACGCTGGGAGCCTATGGAGCCCACAAGGAGAACAAAGTGGCTCTGATCACG TCCTTGGTGTACACGGTCATTGGATGTTGGCTGATGTTAATAACTGGAATCCAAGCTGCCATCATACATCCTCAG CTCAGAGGCATCGGAGTGGAGACATTCAGCGAGCTTGTGCCTCTGGACAAATCCTCGACATACGTGAGGAACATGACCGAGGACATTCAGGAACAG TTTCACTGCTGTGGTCTGTTCAGCTACAAAGACTGGGAGAACATCCCCGACTCCTGTGTGTGCagccaggaggaggagaaggagggcaAGTGTCAGACTGTCAAAAACAAC ACTTTCATGCTGCAGAGAAAGTCCGTCTACACTAAG ACCTGCTTTCCCACCATCATGGACCACATCCAGTTTCATTACAACATCATACTTGTGGTCAGCTTCACTCTGGCTATTCTAGCT CTACTTGGCATTATTCTGTCCTCCATTATGATCCACCAGCTGTATTACCCCAACAGACCCACCATCATGATCTCCATGATGCCACCAAAATACAAGGAGCTGCACAACGCCCCAGCATGTTAG
- the mdm2 gene encoding E3 ubiquitin-protein ligase Mdm2 isoform X2, translating to MFYLGQYIIQKQLYDQKQQHIVHCAQDALGRVLGVDSFSVKEPRVLFAMITKNLVAVSSPESTTSLSEPHSSSQTDRRTEAAETEGCSSSPDRRRRRRRRRWSCRSNEPGPSHSVDEGDVEEDSEEEEEEGGTKRRRSDSYSLTFDDSLSWCVIGGLGSGRERHSSQSSDSHSTSGRSEVTDAASDSDSDNFSVEFEVESIDSDDYNEDDASLSADDQVYEVTIFEADDDDSFDEDTEITEADYWRCAKCDELNPPLPRNCLRCWDLRQDWLPDVSVNCASSSPKALPTKPTNLSAAKEPPGSDMEENGVDVPDGKRLKTPPLHSQCASDSTCSSAAADSASSAPNSQDLLSCSQPSSSYSQEKLWTPESQPSSSSHSSSIDSQELLPPSPAPAAAPAAPPTMQVPDMERSVSAEWRLPDSCLDPCLICQSRPKNGCIVHGRTGHLMSCYVCARKLKKRNKLCPVCRLPIQSVILTYLS from the exons gGTTCTGTTTGCAATGATCACCAAGAACCTGGTGGCTGTCAGTAGTCCAG AATCAACAACAAGTCTGAGTGAGCCGCACAGCAGCAGCCAGACAGACAGAAGGACGGAG GCGGCAGAAACAGAAGGTTGCTCTTCATCGCctgacaggaggaggagaaggaggaggagaaggtggaGCTGCAGGAGCAATGAGCCAG GTCCCTCACACAGTGTAGACGAGGGGGATGTTGAAGAAGactcggaggaggaggaggaagagggaggcacGAAAAGGAGACGGTCTGACAGCTACTCGCTGACGTTCGACGACAGCCTGTCCTGGTGTGTGATTGGAGGACTTGGGAGCGGGCGAGAAAGACACAGCAGCCAATCATCTGACTCGCACAGCACA tctgggaggtcagaggtcacggaCGCAGCGTCAGACTCTGACAGCGACAACTTCAGTGTTGAATTTGAAGTCGAGTCCATAGATTCAGATGATTACAATGAAGATGATgcttctctctctgctgatgatcAG GTATATGAGGTCACAATCTTCGAAGCAGATGACGACGACTCCTTTGATGAAGACACAGAGATTACTGAAGCT GATTACTGGCGCTGTGCGAAATGCGATGAGTTGAACCCTCCTCTGCCCAGAAACTGCCTCCGCTGCTGGGATCTGCGCCAGGATTGGCTACCTGATGTGTCCGTCAACTGTGCCTCCTCCAGCCCTAAAGCCCTGCCCACAAAGCCGACCAACCTATCAGCTGCCAAAGAACCTCCAG GTTCTGACATGGAGGAGAACGGAGTCGATGTTCCAGATGGGAAAAGATTAAAAACTCCTCCTCTGCACTCACAGTGTGCGTCCGACTCCACCTGCTCCTCTGCCGCTGCTGACTCCGCCTCCTCCGCACCAAACTCCCAGGATctcctctcatgctcccagccTTCCTCCTCCTATTCACAGGAGAAGCTCTGGACTCCCGAATCCcagccctcctcttcctcacactcATCCTCCATTGATTCTCAGGAGCTTCTCCCACCTTCCCCAgctccagctgcagctccagctgcTCCTCCTACCATGCAAGTCCCCGATATGGAGCGCAGCGTTTCGGCGGAGTGGCGTCTGCCGGACTCGTGCCTGGACCCCTGCCTCATCTGTCAGTCGCGACCAAAGAATGGCTGCATCGTGCACGGACGGACCGGACACCTTATGTCCTGCTACGTCTGCGCCAGGAAGCTGAAGAAGAGGAACAAACTGTGCCCAGTCTGCAGGCTGCCCATCCAGTCTGTCATCCTCACCTACCTCAGCTGA